In a genomic window of Octadecabacter temperatus:
- a CDS encoding SPOR domain-containing protein, which produces MADFAAGPNGGNAGIPAGKYVNVAAAAISVALIGGVGIWGYKLLMRDVTGVPVVRALSGEMRVAPENPGGEIANHVGLSVNSVPAIGGAAEPEDRLVLAPSNVSLQAEDMEVTPTAEAVEVVATEEAPQDRLGQAIEASLPIDETLEEETVAATEQVAALATPVDPSTPLTAADVLALADQIAAGAAPMTDLAEGETAPIEVAVNGVTVNPDLIPDAVPGVRRSPRPAHRPANRPAVAAVVPAAATTTNVATPVTGEVTTAAIPVGTKLVQLGAFDSADIAATEWVRMTARFPDFFAGKEQVIQQANSGGRTFFRLRATGFSDLSDARRFCAAMSAEGAACIPVVVR; this is translated from the coding sequence ATGGCAGATTTTGCGGCAGGCCCTAATGGGGGCAATGCAGGGATTCCCGCAGGTAAATACGTAAACGTAGCGGCGGCGGCCATTTCGGTAGCGCTGATCGGTGGCGTTGGCATCTGGGGTTACAAGCTTTTGATGCGCGACGTCACGGGTGTACCGGTTGTTCGCGCACTGAGCGGTGAAATGCGTGTCGCCCCTGAAAACCCCGGTGGTGAGATCGCCAATCATGTTGGACTGTCCGTCAATTCCGTTCCCGCCATTGGCGGCGCGGCTGAGCCAGAAGACCGTCTGGTCCTCGCGCCAAGCAATGTGTCCTTACAGGCAGAAGATATGGAAGTGACGCCAACGGCCGAAGCGGTTGAAGTTGTCGCTACTGAAGAAGCGCCGCAGGACCGTTTGGGTCAGGCGATCGAGGCGTCTTTGCCAATTGATGAAACACTTGAAGAAGAAACAGTGGCCGCGACTGAACAGGTGGCTGCCCTTGCAACGCCAGTTGACCCATCAACCCCGCTGACGGCGGCAGATGTGCTTGCGCTGGCGGACCAGATTGCAGCGGGTGCAGCCCCGATGACGGACCTTGCGGAGGGCGAAACTGCGCCTATCGAAGTCGCCGTAAACGGTGTGACTGTGAACCCAGATTTGATCCCTGATGCGGTGCCAGGCGTGCGCCGCTCACCACGCCCCGCGCATCGCCCCGCGAACCGTCCTGCGGTTGCAGCCGTGGTTCCTGCTGCGGCAACGACGACAAATGTCGCCACGCCTGTGACGGGTGAAGTGACGACAGCGGCCATTCCAGTTGGCACGAAGTTGGTGCAGCTTGGTGCGTTTGACAGCGCTGATATTGCAGCAACCGAATGGGTGCGCATGACAGCACGTTTCCCTGATTTCTTTGCAGGAAAAGAACAGGTTATCCAGCAGGCGAACTCTGGTGGGCGGACGTTCTTTAGACTTCGCGCGACTGGCTTTAGCGATTTGAGCGACGCACGTCGTTTCTGTGCCGCCATGTCTGCCGAAGGTGCGGCCTGTATTCCGGTAGTGGTGCGTTAA
- the argS gene encoding arginine--tRNA ligase, producing the protein MNLFADIRALVIDCLTDLTAEGVLPAGLAFDNVAVEPPRDATHGDMATNAAMVLAKPAGAKPRDIADALAAKLANDDRIVSADVAGPGFLNLRLAGDVWAGVVRSALTDADFGKSALGANKKINVEYVSANPTGPLHVGHTRGAVFGDALASLLDYAGYDVTREYYINDGGAQVDVLARSVYLRYLEAHGQEVTFEDGTYPGDYLIAAGEALKAKVGDAYVGKGEDVWLADVREFGTEAMMDMIRDDLASIGVKMDVFYSEKSLYGTGRIEAAIDDLKGKGLIYRGTLEPPKGKLPEDWEAREQTLFKSTEFGDDVDRPIQKSDGAWTYFAPDIAYHFDKVSRGFDELIDVFGADHGGYVKRMKAAVAALSGNSVPLDIKLTQLVKLFKNGEPFKMSKRAGTFIMLRDLVEQVGSDVTRFHMLTRKNDAPLDFDFDKVTEQSKDNPVFYVQYASARIHSVIRKAGEAGIDVSDLANADLSLASHEAELAMAAKLAEWPRLVEIAAKGHEPHRIAFYLYDLASELHGLWNRGNDDTSLRFLQPDNVPATQAKIALIKSVSVVISHGLGILGVTPAEEMR; encoded by the coding sequence ATGAACCTGTTTGCCGATATACGCGCGCTTGTAATCGACTGTTTGACTGACCTGACCGCAGAGGGCGTTTTGCCTGCTGGGTTGGCGTTTGACAATGTGGCCGTTGAACCTCCACGAGATGCAACACACGGCGACATGGCGACAAACGCGGCAATGGTTTTGGCCAAGCCTGCGGGTGCCAAGCCACGCGATATCGCGGATGCATTGGCGGCAAAGCTGGCAAATGATGACCGGATCGTAAGTGCAGACGTCGCAGGGCCGGGGTTCTTGAACCTGCGCTTGGCCGGTGATGTTTGGGCGGGCGTTGTGCGGTCTGCCCTGACGGACGCCGATTTCGGCAAGTCCGCATTGGGCGCAAATAAAAAGATTAACGTTGAGTACGTCAGCGCGAACCCGACTGGACCGCTGCATGTTGGCCACACCCGTGGCGCAGTTTTTGGCGACGCTTTGGCGTCCCTGTTGGATTACGCGGGCTATGACGTGACGCGGGAATACTACATCAACGACGGCGGTGCGCAGGTCGATGTTTTGGCGCGTTCGGTCTACTTGCGCTATCTTGAGGCCCACGGCCAAGAGGTCACGTTTGAGGATGGAACCTATCCGGGCGATTACCTGATTGCAGCGGGCGAGGCGCTTAAGGCGAAGGTGGGCGATGCCTACGTCGGCAAGGGCGAAGATGTCTGGCTGGCGGACGTGCGGGAATTCGGCACCGAGGCCATGATGGACATGATCCGCGATGATCTGGCGTCGATTGGCGTGAAGATGGACGTCTTCTATTCCGAAAAATCGCTTTATGGTACCGGCCGGATTGAAGCGGCAATTGATGATTTGAAGGGCAAGGGCCTGATCTATCGCGGCACGCTTGAGCCACCAAAAGGCAAGCTGCCAGAAGACTGGGAGGCGCGGGAACAGACGTTGTTCAAGTCTACTGAGTTTGGCGATGACGTTGATCGCCCGATCCAGAAGTCTGACGGCGCATGGACCTATTTCGCACCAGACATCGCCTATCATTTTGATAAAGTTTCCAGAGGCTTCGATGAGCTAATTGATGTATTTGGCGCAGACCATGGCGGCTACGTGAAACGGATGAAGGCGGCTGTTGCGGCTCTGTCCGGCAATTCTGTTCCGCTAGATATCAAGCTCACGCAACTCGTGAAGCTGTTCAAGAATGGTGAGCCATTCAAGATGTCCAAACGGGCGGGCACATTCATCATGTTGCGCGATCTGGTTGAGCAGGTCGGCTCTGACGTGACGCGGTTCCATATGCTGACCCGTAAGAACGACGCGCCTTTGGACTTTGATTTCGACAAGGTCACAGAACAGTCCAAGGACAACCCTGTGTTCTACGTCCAATACGCGTCTGCACGGATCCACTCGGTTATCCGTAAAGCGGGTGAGGCGGGGATTGATGTCTCTGACTTGGCGAATGCTGACCTGTCGCTTGCGTCCCATGAGGCTGAACTCGCGATGGCGGCCAAGCTGGCGGAATGGCCTCGTTTGGTTGAGATCGCAGCGAAAGGCCATGAGCCGCACCGCATTGCATTCTACCTCTATGATCTCGCGTCCGAACTGCACGGTCTGTGGAATCGGGGCAATGACGATACGTCTTTGCGCTTCCTTCAGCCGGACAACGTCCCAGCGACACAGGCGAAAATCGCCCTAATCAAGTCCGTAAGCGTTGTAATTTCTCACGGTTTGGGTATCTTGGGCGTAACTCCAGCGGAAGAGATGCGCTAA
- a CDS encoding HesB/IscA family protein — MLTLPPKVTPRAFERLAEIGANASGKALRIAVDGGGCSGFQYEIDLDEAKDDDLVLEGSGEKVIIDSVSLPFLTDATIDFTEELIGARFVIDNPNASSSCGCGVSFSM, encoded by the coding sequence ATGTTGACCCTACCCCCTAAAGTGACCCCCCGCGCATTTGAGCGTTTGGCCGAAATTGGCGCGAACGCCAGCGGCAAAGCCCTGCGTATTGCTGTTGACGGTGGCGGCTGTTCCGGTTTTCAATACGAAATCGATCTGGACGAGGCCAAAGACGACGACTTGGTTCTGGAAGGGTCCGGTGAAAAGGTGATCATCGATTCCGTTTCGCTTCCCTTCCTGACGGACGCGACGATCGACTTCACCGAAGAACTGATCGGCGCGCGTTTTGTCATCGATAATCCGAACGCTAGCAGCTCATGCGGTTGTGGCGTTAGTTTTTCGATGTAA
- a CDS encoding deoxyguanosinetriphosphate triphosphohydrolase, with translation MTAAYACSPTETRGRLYPEEESEFRSPFQRDRDRIIHASAFRRLKHKTQVFVEHEGDYFRTRLTHSIEVAQVARTISGVLGLNAELTEAVALAHDLGHTPFGHTGEDALSELMKPYGGFDHNAQAIRIVTSLERHYADWDGLNLTWETLEGIAKHNGPVDAPVPYALEEYNERHDLELSTHASAEAQAAALSDDIAYNHHDIHDGLRAKLFGTDDLLQLPIVGDCFRDVDAKYPNLDSDRRRHEALRRFFGVLVEDVIAVSRANLEAFGPKTCADIRGAGRMMVQFSPALWADLKVVRKFLFSQMYRAPSVVKMRTEVTQVVEDLFPLFMANPSHLPSEWRKDVADANGETALARIVSDYISGMTDRFALETHARLVR, from the coding sequence ATGACAGCAGCGTATGCGTGCAGTCCTACGGAAACCCGTGGGCGGTTGTATCCTGAAGAAGAAAGCGAATTTCGCTCTCCGTTTCAGCGGGATCGTGACCGGATCATTCATGCAAGCGCGTTTCGACGCCTCAAGCATAAAACCCAAGTGTTCGTTGAACATGAAGGCGACTACTTTCGCACCCGTTTGACCCATTCTATTGAGGTCGCCCAAGTTGCGCGTACGATTTCGGGTGTTTTAGGCCTGAACGCCGAGCTGACAGAGGCAGTCGCTTTGGCCCATGACCTTGGACACACGCCGTTTGGACACACGGGTGAGGATGCCTTGTCTGAATTGATGAAGCCCTATGGCGGGTTCGATCATAACGCCCAGGCGATCCGGATCGTAACCTCGCTTGAGCGTCATTACGCGGATTGGGACGGGCTGAACCTGACGTGGGAGACTTTGGAAGGGATCGCAAAGCACAACGGACCCGTTGATGCGCCGGTGCCTTATGCGCTTGAAGAATACAACGAACGTCATGATCTGGAACTCAGCACCCATGCGAGCGCTGAGGCGCAGGCGGCGGCGTTGTCAGATGATATTGCCTACAACCACCATGACATTCACGACGGGCTTCGTGCGAAATTGTTCGGCACCGATGATTTACTGCAGCTTCCCATCGTCGGGGACTGCTTTCGGGATGTGGACGCGAAGTACCCAAACCTAGATTCCGATCGCCGCCGCCACGAAGCATTGCGGCGCTTCTTTGGCGTGTTGGTCGAGGATGTGATTGCCGTGAGCCGTGCAAACCTTGAGGCGTTTGGTCCCAAGACCTGCGCTGACATTCGCGGAGCAGGGCGCATGATGGTGCAGTTTTCACCTGCACTTTGGGCGGACCTCAAGGTGGTGCGTAAATTCTTGTTCTCCCAGATGTATCGCGCCCCCAGCGTCGTAAAGATGCGCACCGAAGTAACCCAAGTGGTCGAGGACTTGTTCCCGCTGTTTATGGCGAACCCAAGCCATTTGCCGTCTGAATGGCGCAAAGACGTTGCCGACGCGAACGGCGAAACCGCCTTGGCGCGGATTGTATCAGATTACATTTCGGGCATGACGGACCGCTTTGCGCTGGAGACCCACGCAAGGTTGGTTCGGTAG
- a CDS encoding CAP domain-containing protein: MSQASALEQEMLALVNAERAKVGVDPLTFDDNLNSAAENHSSWMLENDIFNHTGVDGTQPEDRAVNAGYVLEGRSAVGENIGWQSTRGEPGLSDDIVQVHEGLMNSPSHRAAILNPLFTEIGIGVEDGDFFIDGEEWASVMVTQNFGTTEAEDSTPPEPELEVTPVASDEIATVEETETPEEVNPEDGEETVAATETSDEEPPQDTTGDDVTQQTVDVADTLIFTGNDEGTFDWRDWVNLDFLDDLSTGSGNNNGNGNTGDGINGQGNGFGNSGTGVNGSGNSNGNSDWWNDQFELSQAVLEQSMTSTTDNANNDWSWDGVDFANLGDMPELALSFDDCFMM, translated from the coding sequence ATGTCACAAGCAAGTGCTTTGGAACAAGAGATGCTCGCACTCGTGAATGCCGAACGTGCTAAGGTTGGCGTCGACCCGCTGACTTTTGATGATAATCTAAATTCAGCAGCAGAAAATCATAGCAGCTGGATGCTCGAAAATGACATCTTCAATCATACAGGTGTAGATGGGACTCAACCTGAAGACCGGGCCGTGAACGCAGGTTATGTTTTAGAAGGGAGGTCCGCTGTTGGTGAAAACATTGGTTGGCAGTCCACACGCGGCGAACCAGGCCTTTCGGATGACATCGTGCAGGTACATGAAGGCCTGATGAATAGCCCCTCCCACCGAGCTGCGATCCTGAACCCACTGTTTACAGAGATCGGAATTGGGGTCGAAGATGGTGATTTCTTCATCGATGGCGAGGAGTGGGCTTCAGTCATGGTGACCCAGAACTTTGGGACGACCGAGGCGGAAGATAGCACACCTCCGGAACCTGAATTGGAGGTAACGCCTGTTGCGTCTGACGAAATCGCAACTGTGGAAGAAACCGAAACGCCAGAAGAAGTGAACCCCGAGGACGGCGAAGAAACCGTTGCAGCAACAGAAACCAGTGACGAAGAACCGCCTCAAGACACGACAGGCGATGACGTTACTCAGCAAACGGTGGATGTTGCGGATACTCTCATCTTTACAGGCAATGATGAGGGGACGTTTGACTGGCGCGACTGGGTGAACTTAGATTTCCTTGATGATCTATCCACCGGAAGTGGCAACAATAACGGTAACGGAAACACCGGCGACGGTATCAACGGCCAAGGAAACGGCTTCGGTAACAGTGGTACGGGCGTGAATGGGTCCGGCAATAGCAACGGAAATTCTGATTGGTGGAACGACCAGTTTGAATTGTCTCAAGCCGTACTAGAGCAAAGTATGACCAGCACCACAGACAATGCTAACAACGATTGGTCTTGGGATGGCGTGGACTTTGCTAACTTGGGTGACATGCCAGAGCTCGCATTGTCATTTGATGACTGTTTCATGATGTAA
- the xth gene encoding exodeoxyribonuclease III, with protein sequence MKIATFNINGVKARIGALTDWLEASKPDVALLQEIKSVDEGFPREHFENLGYTVETHGQKGFNGVAILSKLPLEDITRGLPGAEGAGREGVDDIEARYIEATVIGEKPVRVCGLYLPNGNPAPGPKYDYKLRWMERLKTRAEALMELEEPFLMAGDYNIIPQPEDAKRPEAWTDDALFRPDSRAAFRRLLNLGLTEAFRACHQGAGHYSFWDYQAGAWDRNDGIRIDHFLLSNQCADMLKDCWIESEVRGREKPSDHVPVWIELDA encoded by the coding sequence ATGAAAATCGCGACATTCAACATCAACGGCGTCAAGGCCCGCATCGGCGCTTTGACAGACTGGCTAGAAGCCTCAAAACCCGATGTCGCGCTGCTGCAAGAAATCAAATCCGTCGACGAAGGCTTCCCACGCGAGCACTTTGAAAACCTAGGCTACACCGTCGAGACACACGGGCAAAAAGGCTTCAACGGCGTCGCGATCCTGTCTAAGCTTCCGCTTGAAGATATCACGCGTGGCTTACCGGGGGCTGAGGGGGCTGGTCGCGAAGGTGTCGATGATATCGAAGCCCGCTATATCGAGGCCACTGTGATTGGCGAAAAACCCGTGCGCGTCTGCGGGCTGTACTTGCCCAATGGCAACCCTGCTCCGGGTCCAAAATACGATTACAAACTGCGTTGGATGGAACGCCTTAAGACCCGCGCCGAGGCGTTGATGGAACTTGAAGAACCCTTCCTAATGGCTGGAGATTACAACATAATTCCCCAGCCAGAAGACGCCAAACGCCCCGAAGCGTGGACCGACGATGCCCTTTTCCGCCCAGACAGCCGCGCCGCATTCCGTCGCCTGTTAAACCTAGGCCTGACAGAAGCGTTTCGCGCCTGCCATCAAGGTGCAGGTCACTATTCATTCTGGGACTACCAAGCGGGTGCGTGGGACCGCAACGATGGCATCCGCATCGACCATTTTTTACTGTCAAATCAATGTGCTGACATGTTGAAAGACTGCTGGATTGAGTCCGAGGTTCGTGGCCGTGAAAAGCCGTCAGATCACGTGCCTGTCTGGATTGAACTCGACGCTTAG
- a CDS encoding diaminopropionate ammonia-lyase — MFTPFKTATLNHHASTPLFDGSVTQTLNRADFDNAEKEISNWDGYAETPLLDLPGLAGRLDIGDLRYKHEGPRFGLGSFKALGGAYAVLRTVQRELSKSIGKQADPADIRHGLYAEQTKAITVISATDGNHGRSVAWGAAQFHTHCRIYIHAEVSEHRADAMRKLGAEVISVDGDYDATVAQTRADAEKHGWLIVSDTSWPGYTQPPLDVMSGYGVMAREIVQSYATPPTHVFLQGGVGGLAAAVTAVFHQKWGLDAPRVVIVEPELAPCLFASAKANKATNVEISKETIMAGLSCGEPSELAWSVLTDAAHDFVTIPDSIVGPMVRLLANGVGGDASVEAGESGVAGLSAVVAAANQLTLRRNLHLDANSRIVVIGSEGITDPSIYAQIIAGEI; from the coding sequence ATGTTCACGCCATTCAAAACCGCCACCCTCAATCACCACGCAAGCACGCCATTATTCGATGGCTCCGTGACACAAACCCTAAACCGCGCAGATTTCGATAACGCGGAAAAGGAGATTTCGAACTGGGACGGTTATGCCGAAACGCCTTTGCTTGATCTTCCCGGGCTGGCCGGAAGGCTGGACATCGGTGATCTTCGCTACAAACACGAAGGTCCACGTTTTGGACTTGGCAGCTTCAAGGCACTTGGCGGGGCTTACGCCGTTTTGCGAACGGTTCAGCGTGAGTTGTCCAAATCCATAGGCAAGCAGGCGGATCCGGCCGATATACGCCACGGTCTTTATGCCGAGCAGACGAAGGCGATAACCGTAATTTCCGCCACCGATGGCAACCATGGGCGCTCGGTCGCCTGGGGCGCCGCACAGTTTCACACACATTGTCGGATCTACATTCACGCCGAAGTCAGTGAGCACCGCGCCGATGCCATGAGAAAATTAGGTGCCGAAGTGATCAGTGTTGACGGTGACTATGATGCGACGGTCGCCCAAACCCGTGCAGATGCGGAAAAGCACGGATGGTTGATTGTTTCGGACACGTCTTGGCCTGGCTACACGCAGCCCCCGTTGGATGTGATGTCGGGCTATGGGGTAATGGCGCGCGAGATTGTGCAAAGCTACGCCACACCTCCGACCCACGTCTTTCTACAAGGCGGCGTTGGCGGGTTGGCCGCCGCTGTCACGGCCGTTTTCCATCAAAAATGGGGGCTCGACGCGCCCCGCGTCGTGATTGTCGAACCCGAACTCGCGCCTTGTTTGTTCGCAAGCGCAAAGGCTAACAAGGCGACAAATGTGGAGATTTCCAAGGAAACCATCATGGCGGGCCTATCTTGCGGTGAGCCTTCCGAATTAGCTTGGTCAGTCCTTACGGATGCCGCCCACGACTTCGTCACCATCCCCGATAGCATCGTCGGGCCTATGGTTCGACTGTTGGCCAATGGCGTCGGTGGTGATGCATCTGTAGAGGCAGGTGAAAGCGGCGTCGCAGGGCTATCTGCTGTTGTTGCGGCTGCCAATCAACTTACTTTAAGGCGGAATTTACATCTGGACGCCAATTCACGCATCGTTGTCATCGGCTCTGAAGGTATTACGGATCCGAGTATCTATGCTCAAATCATTGCTGGAGAAATTTGA
- a CDS encoding Lrp/AsnC family transcriptional regulator, with protein MKSSKTLDPFDLAILRILQKDNTVPQRVIGERVNLSAPSVQRRIKRLEASGIIAAQTATVDPAGFGPALTIVVQVELNVETGGAIDVVKQSFIDAPEIQQCYYVTGEADFVLIILVQDMSEYEALTQRLFFSNETIKKFKTFVTMDRTKVSLEIDI; from the coding sequence GTGAAAAGTTCAAAAACTCTTGATCCGTTCGATTTGGCGATTCTTCGCATTCTACAAAAGGACAACACCGTGCCACAACGGGTGATCGGGGAGCGGGTCAATCTATCGGCGCCATCGGTGCAACGCCGGATCAAGCGGCTCGAGGCGTCGGGTATCATCGCGGCCCAAACGGCCACTGTAGACCCCGCAGGTTTCGGACCTGCCTTAACCATTGTCGTCCAAGTCGAATTGAACGTTGAGACGGGAGGGGCAATTGATGTGGTCAAGCAAAGCTTCATCGACGCCCCCGAAATCCAGCAATGCTATTATGTCACTGGTGAAGCCGATTTTGTGCTGATCATTCTCGTGCAAGATATGTCGGAATATGAAGCCCTGACGCAGCGACTTTTCTTTTCAAATGAGACGATCAAGAAGTTCAAAACCTTCGTCACAATGGACCGCACCAAAGTGAGTTTGGAAATCGACATCTGA
- a CDS encoding FAD-dependent monooxygenase, protein MLDSTKIFSGGSNKGRRVCVVGGGIGGLTAALAFARSGAQVDIYEQAPKISEVGAGIQITPNGNRALAALGINAAVIQASITAEAVEPMDALSGRRVTQFDLSEYVDYSYRFFHRAELIDLLLDCCQTAGAKLHVNRRVDTADLDADLVIGAEGIHSGTRSVLNGAQDPFFTGQVAWRALIPAPDADSVARIWMAPRRHMVTYPVYHPERGKLLNIVAVQERQQWAPEGWAHPDEPGNLRHVFRDAAPAVKEILTQVEEVNLWGLFRHPVAEVWSKGNICILGDAAHPTLPFLAQGANLGIEDAFVLARCCAETDDIQAALARYQRLRLPRVREAIKAANENATKYHLRGIARTVAHSGLKVIGKIAPKFFLSQMDWLYNYDVTGQLD, encoded by the coding sequence TTGCTAGACAGTACAAAGATTTTCAGCGGCGGCTCCAACAAGGGCCGCCGCGTTTGCGTTGTGGGGGGCGGTATTGGCGGGCTGACCGCGGCATTGGCTTTCGCGCGCAGTGGGGCGCAAGTGGATATCTATGAGCAGGCCCCAAAGATATCCGAGGTCGGCGCGGGTATTCAAATTACGCCGAACGGCAATCGCGCGCTTGCGGCTTTGGGCATCAATGCAGCTGTCATTCAGGCCAGCATCACCGCAGAGGCCGTTGAACCGATGGATGCCCTCTCGGGGCGACGTGTGACGCAGTTTGATCTGTCTGAATACGTTGACTACAGCTACCGGTTTTTCCACCGTGCCGAGCTGATTGATCTGTTGCTGGACTGTTGTCAGACTGCTGGCGCAAAACTTCATGTGAACAGACGCGTCGATACGGCTGATCTTGATGCTGATTTGGTCATCGGGGCAGAGGGTATTCACTCTGGCACACGTTCCGTATTGAACGGCGCACAGGATCCGTTTTTTACGGGGCAGGTGGCGTGGCGTGCGCTTATCCCAGCGCCTGATGCGGACTCCGTCGCGCGGATATGGATGGCGCCACGTCGCCATATGGTGACCTATCCTGTGTATCACCCCGAACGCGGCAAGCTGTTGAACATCGTCGCGGTTCAGGAGCGGCAACAATGGGCACCTGAGGGCTGGGCGCACCCTGACGAACCCGGGAACCTACGTCATGTGTTTCGGGATGCGGCCCCAGCGGTGAAAGAGATCTTAACGCAGGTCGAAGAGGTGAACCTTTGGGGGCTGTTCCGGCATCCCGTCGCAGAGGTTTGGTCGAAGGGGAATATCTGTATCCTTGGCGACGCCGCACACCCCACGCTGCCCTTCCTTGCGCAGGGCGCGAATTTGGGGATTGAGGATGCTTTTGTTCTGGCGCGGTGCTGTGCTGAAACGGATGATATTCAAGCCGCTTTGGCGCGGTACCAAAGGTTGCGCCTTCCGCGCGTCCGCGAAGCGATCAAAGCCGCAAATGAAAATGCCACCAAATATCACTTGCGCGGAATTGCACGAACTGTGGCGCATAGTGGTCTGAAAGTTATAGGAAAAATTGCGCCTAAGTTTTTTCTGAGCCAGATGGATTGGCTCTACAATTACGATGTGACCGGACAGCTCGACTAA
- a CDS encoding glycoside hydrolase family 3 N-terminal domain-containing protein codes for MKYGAAIFGPEGPEITDWERAYFREYAPFGFILFARNVENPDQLKRLTNDLREAAGHDAVITVDQEGGRVQRLRSPHWRQWLPPLEQMEIASDPMRAMWIRYRLISQELREVGIDSNCAPCADITARLTHPFLRNRCYGGDVETVMDASRAVADAHLQGGVLPVVKHIPGHGRATVDSHKDLPTVTAARADLEREDFAPFKALGDMPLGMTAHIVFEDIDDKAPATTSRMMMDVIRNDIGFKGLLMTDDIGMEALSGDVAQRSRASIAAGCDVILHCCGDAAEIVQVAEAAGQMTDAAQARAEAALAMRKTPVPVDITALSEEFDDLLN; via the coding sequence ATGAAATACGGTGCTGCGATCTTTGGGCCGGAAGGCCCTGAGATTACAGATTGGGAACGCGCCTATTTTCGCGAGTATGCGCCGTTCGGGTTTATCCTGTTCGCACGCAATGTCGAAAACCCAGATCAGCTAAAGCGGTTGACGAATGACCTGCGTGAAGCTGCGGGTCATGACGCGGTTATTACGGTGGACCAAGAGGGCGGGCGTGTGCAGCGTTTGCGCTCCCCGCATTGGCGCCAATGGTTGCCACCGCTTGAACAGATGGAAATCGCCTCCGATCCGATGCGGGCCATGTGGATACGTTACCGATTGATTTCCCAAGAACTGCGTGAAGTCGGTATTGATAGCAACTGCGCGCCTTGTGCTGATATCACCGCACGCCTGACGCACCCGTTTTTGCGCAATCGCTGTTATGGCGGCGATGTTGAAACGGTGATGGATGCATCCCGCGCCGTTGCGGATGCGCATTTGCAGGGTGGCGTGTTGCCCGTTGTAAAACACATTCCCGGACATGGTCGCGCGACCGTTGATAGCCACAAAGACTTGCCGACCGTCACCGCGGCCCGCGCTGATTTGGAACGCGAGGATTTCGCGCCGTTCAAGGCCTTGGGCGACATGCCATTGGGCATGACGGCTCATATCGTGTTTGAGGATATTGACGACAAGGCACCAGCCACGACAAGCCGCATGATGATGGATGTCATTCGAAATGACATTGGTTTTAAGGGGTTGCTGATGACCGATGACATCGGAATGGAAGCCCTGTCGGGTGACGTTGCGCAACGCAGCCGTGCATCTATTGCCGCTGGTTGTGACGTGATCTTGCATTGCTGCGGTGACGCGGCCGAGATTGTGCAAGTGGCCGAGGCCGCAGGGCAGATGACCGACGCCGCACAAGCCCGTGCAGAAGCGGCCCTTGCGATGCGCAAAACGCCTGTGCCCGTTGACATTACCGCCTTGTCAGAGGAATTTGACGACCTACTGAATTAG
- the dksA gene encoding RNA polymerase-binding protein DksA codes for MKSETFLPDDYVPADSEPFMNDKQVEYFRRKLMSWRGEILEDSRDTIEAMKDGTRNIPDVADRASEETDRSLELRTRDRERKLVAKIDGALRRIDEGEFGYCSVTGDPISLKRLDARPIATMSLEAQERHERREKIHRND; via the coding sequence ATGAAGTCCGAAACATTTTTGCCGGACGATTATGTTCCGGCCGATTCCGAACCATTTATGAATGACAAGCAGGTGGAATATTTCCGCCGTAAGTTGATGAGCTGGCGTGGCGAGATCCTTGAAGACAGCCGCGACACGATCGAAGCGATGAAAGACGGCACACGTAACATCCCTGATGTTGCTGACCGCGCGTCTGAAGAAACTGATCGTTCACTGGAACTGCGCACGCGTGACCGTGAGCGCAAGCTGGTCGCCAAAATCGATGGGGCCCTGCGCCGCATTGATGAGGGTGAATTTGGATACTGCAGCGTAACGGGCGACCCAATCAGCCTGAAACGCCTTGATGCACGTCCCATCGCAACCATGAGCCTTGAAGCGCAAGAGCGTCACGAACGTCGTGAGAAAATTCACCGCAACGACTGA